GCGCGCTTCATGCTCGACGCGCTGGTGCTGTGGTCGCGCGGGCAGGGCGCGCAATGGCTCTGGCTGGAGGTGCGGCAGGGCAACGTGCCCGCGCGTGCGCTCTACGAAAGCTACGGTTTCACCCAGGTCGGCCTGCGCCGCGGCTACTACCCGGCGGGCCATTTCCAGCGCGAAGACGCGGTGGTGATGAGCCTGAGCCTGGCGGCCCGCGGCAACGGTGGGGAGGCCCCATGACGGACACCTCGTTCGTGCCCCAGCTCGACGCGCGCCAGCGCGCCATGCTGGCCGAGATGGGCGTGCGTGTCTGGGCCCCCAAACCCCCGCCCGCGGTGACCGCCGAGCCGCCGGCGGTGGCGCCACCCGTGGCCGCTCCGGCCCGGGCCGCCGCGCCCGCGACCCCGCCGCCCACCGCCGCCGCACCCGTGGCGGCGCCCGCCGCCAGCCGCGCGCCGGCAACGCCCGCGGCCCGGCCGGTGCCGGCACCCGCTGCCGCGCCGCTCGCCGCCGCCGCGCCCCTGGGCCCCCGGCCGGCCGGGATCGACACCATGGACTGGCCGGCGCTGCAGGCCGCCGTGGCCGGCTGCGAAGCCTGCGGCCTGTGCCGCAGCCGCAAGAACACTGTGTTCGGCGTGGGCGACACCCAGGCCGACTGGATGGTGATCGGCGAAGCGCCGGGCGAAAACGAAGACCTGCAGGGCGAGCCCTTCGTGGGCGCGGCCGGCCAGCTGCTCGACAACATGCTGCGCGCCGTGGGCCGCAGCCGCAGCGGGTCGGGGCAACAGGCGGCCTACATCGCCAATGTGCTCAAGTGCCGCCCGCCGGCCAACCGCAACCCGCAGCCGCAGGAAGTGGCGCAGTGCGAGCCCTACCTGGCGCGCCAGGTGGCGCTGGTCCAGCCCAAGGTCATCATCGCCATGGGCCGTTTCGCGGTGCAGTCGCTGCTGCAGACCAGCGAGCCCATCGGCCGCCTGCGTGGTCAGGTGCACCGTTACCAGGGCGTGC
This Hydrogenophaga taeniospiralis DNA region includes the following protein-coding sequences:
- a CDS encoding uracil-DNA glycosylase, with product MTDTSFVPQLDARQRAMLAEMGVRVWAPKPPPAVTAEPPAVAPPVAAPARAAAPATPPPTAAAPVAAPAASRAPATPAARPVPAPAAAPLAAAAPLGPRPAGIDTMDWPALQAAVAGCEACGLCRSRKNTVFGVGDTQADWMVIGEAPGENEDLQGEPFVGAAGQLLDNMLRAVGRSRSGSGQQAAYIANVLKCRPPANRNPQPQEVAQCEPYLARQVALVQPKVIIAMGRFAVQSLLQTSEPIGRLRGQVHRYQGVPVIVTYHPAYLLRTPGDKGKAWADLCLAMETVAAESGGQP